A section of the Chryseobacterium ginsenosidimutans genome encodes:
- a CDS encoding quinol:cytochrome C oxidoreductase, with product MYSFSPKLKSTSIILLVVGLVLFGIGFFMNKGISTEKIEQMMEAVHASGHNAPTHSSEMVGPQDHAAHLEHAELQIHNQPLAAIHFVAVFFFGVSCAVLFFYCIQHAAHAGWPIIITRVMEAIASYIPYGGAILIILMLLNIFHQGHLFHWMDPDLTDPNSAHFDVILFEKKRFLNIPFYAIRTFIYVLGASFFAWKLKAQSKKVDDTKSDKVEYQMLYRWAVGYIAFFGFASAAWAWDWLMSIDPHWYSTMYIWYSMVSCLSSGIAVIILLSVYLKKNGFLPQFNDNHLHDLGVFLFATSMLWTYTWFAQFMLYWYANVPEEVNYFFGRFQHYGTTFLPMLIVNFLLPLLVLVSSSIKRNYKVVTTMAVVVILGHLLDYFNMVMPGTVGPYWKTPEVFLLVVGAVLFVAGLFMFTVLSALTKLKLIPTGNPFLHESEIYEYPF from the coding sequence ATGTATAGTTTTTCACCAAAATTAAAATCAACTTCTATAATACTTCTTGTTGTAGGTCTAGTTCTATTTGGTATTGGTTTCTTTATGAATAAAGGAATCAGCACAGAGAAAATTGAACAAATGATGGAGGCTGTTCACGCCTCAGGTCATAATGCTCCTACACATTCAAGTGAAATGGTAGGACCTCAGGATCATGCTGCTCACTTAGAGCACGCTGAGCTTCAGATTCACAACCAGCCTTTAGCGGCAATACATTTTGTAGCTGTATTTTTCTTTGGAGTTAGTTGTGCTGTACTGTTTTTTTACTGTATTCAGCACGCGGCTCACGCAGGTTGGCCAATTATTATTACAAGAGTAATGGAAGCTATTGCTTCTTATATTCCATACGGAGGAGCTATTTTGATCATTTTAATGCTTTTAAATATCTTCCACCAAGGACATCTTTTCCACTGGATGGATCCGGATCTTACAGATCCTAATTCTGCACATTTCGATGTAATTTTATTCGAAAAGAAAAGATTCTTAAATATTCCTTTCTATGCAATCAGAACTTTCATCTATGTTTTAGGTGCATCTTTCTTCGCATGGAAGCTAAAAGCTCAGTCTAAAAAAGTAGACGACACTAAGTCTGATAAAGTAGAATATCAAATGCTTTACAGATGGGCAGTAGGATATATCGCATTCTTCGGATTTGCTTCTGCAGCTTGGGCTTGGGACTGGTTGATGTCTATTGACCCTCACTGGTATTCTACAATGTATATTTGGTATTCAATGGTTAGCTGCCTTTCAAGCGGGATCGCCGTTATCATTCTTTTAAGTGTTTACTTAAAGAAAAACGGATTCTTACCTCAGTTCAACGACAATCACTTGCATGATTTAGGAGTATTCCTTTTTGCTACAAGTATGCTTTGGACGTACACATGGTTTGCACAGTTTATGTTGTATTGGTATGCAAACGTTCCGGAAGAGGTTAATTACTTCTTTGGAAGATTCCAACACTACGGTACAACTTTCCTACCAATGCTGATTGTAAATTTCTTATTACCATTATTGGTATTGGTAAGCAGCAGCATCAAAAGAAACTACAAAGTGGTTACTACAATGGCAGTAGTTGTTATTTTAGGTCACCTTTTAGATTACTTCAACATGGTAATGCCGGGAACAGTAGGACCATACTGGAAAACTCCTGAAGTATTCTTATTAGTAGTGGGAGCCGTTCTATTCGTAGCAGGATTGTTTATGTTTACAGTGCTTTCAGCATTAACTAAATTAAAACTGATCCCTACAGGAAACCCATTCCTTCACGAATCTGAAATTTACGAGTATCCTTTCTAA
- a CDS encoding c-type cytochrome, which yields MKKNVLKITAVLGLTAVLLNSCGPKENTPLVYFPDMYFPVAYDPLMKAQDAYSDHENEIPAFVKNNGATGLSPVEGSVAQNKDGVFEEGLLPKNVDEYNAGYDASKSITSSPLNPANAAKDIERGKVLFDHTCAACHGVGGDGQGPIVQSGAFSGVPNYADREITVGSVHYVLTNGRNAMGSYAGQLNAGDRWRVAMYVMSAFKKGATAAPAAAATAAPATTEKTTETKK from the coding sequence ATGAAAAAGAATGTATTAAAAATTACAGCGGTTTTAGGTTTAACAGCAGTTTTACTTAATTCTTGCGGACCAAAAGAAAATACACCATTGGTATATTTTCCTGATATGTACTTTCCCGTAGCTTACGATCCATTGATGAAAGCTCAGGACGCATATTCGGATCACGAAAATGAAATTCCTGCATTTGTTAAAAATAATGGTGCAACTGGTCTTTCTCCCGTAGAAGGAAGTGTTGCTCAAAATAAAGACGGTGTTTTTGAAGAAGGTTTACTTCCAAAAAACGTAGACGAATATAACGCTGGTTACGATGCATCAAAATCAATCACATCTTCACCTTTAAATCCTGCAAATGCTGCAAAGGATATCGAAAGAGGAAAAGTGTTGTTTGATCATACTTGTGCAGCATGTCACGGTGTAGGTGGTGATGGGCAAGGACCAATCGTACAAAGCGGTGCCTTCTCTGGTGTACCAAACTATGCAGATAGAGAAATTACTGTAGGATCTGTTCATTATGTATTAACAAACGGTAGAAATGCAATGGGTTCTTATGCAGGTCAACTAAACGCTGGAGACAGATGGAGAGTTGCAATGTATGTGATGAGCGCATTCAAAAAAGGAGCAACGGCGGCACCTGCAGCAGCAGCTACAGCAGCCCCGGCAACAACCGAGAAGACTACCGAAACTAAAAAATAA
- a CDS encoding DUF3341 domain-containing protein: MSTTKIVYGLYADDDDLMNGVKAFNDKGIAINEVYTPFPVHGLDKALGLKKTRISDAAFFYALYGVTIGSTITWYVMNHDWPQNIGGKPAFDWAHNMPAFVVPMFELMVFCAAHMMSLTFLVRNKMYPGAPAQNPDPRTTDDKFMMEFVTEDVESVKQLLIETGVEEITVKDA, from the coding sequence ATGAGCACCACTAAAATTGTATACGGACTTTATGCTGATGACGACGATTTAATGAACGGCGTTAAAGCATTCAACGATAAAGGAATCGCTATAAATGAAGTTTATACTCCATTCCCGGTTCACGGACTAGATAAGGCTTTAGGGTTAAAGAAAACAAGAATTTCTGATGCTGCATTTTTCTATGCCCTTTATGGTGTTACTATTGGTTCTACTATAACTTGGTACGTGATGAATCATGACTGGCCTCAAAATATTGGTGGTAAACCTGCTTTTGACTGGGCACACAATATGCCTGCATTTGTAGTTCCAATGTTCGAATTGATGGTATTCTGCGCTGCTCACATGATGTCATTGACTTTCTTAGTAAGAAACAAAATGTATCCTGGAGCTCCTGCTCAGAATCCTGACCCAAGAACTACCGATGATAAATTCATGATGGAATTTGTAACTGAAGATGTAGAATCTGTAAAACAGTTGCTGATAGAAACTGGAGTTGAAGAAATAACTGTTAAAGACGCTTAA
- the nrfD gene encoding NrfD/PsrC family molybdoenzyme membrane anchor subunit gives MSGHYEAPIREPLIIGHKTYHDITEDIARPIEERAGKLWWISLYAALVLFLYGFGCIAYTIGTGIGAWGLNRTINWGWDITNFVWWVGIGHAGTLISAVLLLFRQRWRMSVNRSAEAMTIFAVVQAAIFPVIHMGRVWVGYWVFPLPNQFGSLWGNFNSPLLWDVFAISTYFSVSTVFWFMGLIPDFAMIRDRAKTPWTRKIYTFLAFGWGGKAKHWQRFEELSLVLAGLATPLVFSVHTTVSFDFATSVIKGWHSTIYPPYFVAGAIFSGFAMVQTLLLIARKVCHLEDYITMYHIEIMNIVIILTGGMVTVAYATEYFIGWYSGSRFEDFTYLSPGAAVGPYWWAFWALITCNLIIPASFWFKRLRTNIIWTFIVALIINIGMWFERFDIIVINLSRDYLPGSWTMFKPTIIDVGVYLGTIGFFSVLFLLYARTFPVIAQAELKSILKISGETYKAKEGDEHH, from the coding sequence ATGTCAGGACATTACGAAGCTCCGATAAGGGAACCTCTAATTATTGGTCACAAAACTTATCACGATATCACAGAAGATATTGCACGACCTATCGAAGAAAGAGCAGGTAAATTATGGTGGATTTCACTATACGCAGCCTTAGTTCTATTTTTATACGGATTCGGCTGTATCGCCTACACTATCGGGACAGGTATTGGAGCATGGGGGCTTAACAGAACTATTAACTGGGGTTGGGATATTACCAACTTCGTATGGTGGGTAGGTATCGGTCACGCCGGAACACTTATCTCCGCAGTATTATTATTATTTAGACAGCGTTGGAGAATGTCTGTAAACCGTTCAGCGGAAGCGATGACTATCTTCGCAGTTGTACAGGCGGCAATCTTCCCTGTAATCCACATGGGTAGAGTTTGGGTAGGATATTGGGTATTCCCTTTACCAAACCAGTTCGGTTCTCTTTGGGGGAACTTCAACTCTCCTCTACTTTGGGACGTATTTGCGATCTCTACGTATTTCTCAGTATCAACTGTATTCTGGTTTATGGGATTAATCCCTGACTTTGCAATGATCAGAGATAGAGCAAAAACTCCTTGGACAAGAAAAATTTATACATTCCTAGCATTCGGTTGGGGTGGTAAAGCAAAACACTGGCAAAGATTCGAAGAACTTTCTTTGGTTCTTGCAGGTTTGGCTACTCCACTTGTATTCTCAGTACACACTACCGTATCTTTTGACTTCGCAACTTCAGTAATTAAAGGATGGCACTCTACGATCTATCCTCCTTACTTCGTTGCAGGAGCAATTTTCTCAGGATTTGCAATGGTACAGACGCTATTGTTGATCGCTAGAAAAGTTTGTCACTTAGAAGACTATATTACAATGTATCATATCGAAATTATGAACATCGTAATCATCTTAACTGGTGGTATGGTAACTGTAGCTTATGCTACCGAATATTTCATCGGATGGTATTCTGGATCTAGATTTGAAGACTTTACTTATCTTTCTCCGGGTGCAGCTGTTGGACCTTACTGGTGGGCTTTCTGGGCATTGATTACTTGTAACTTGATTATTCCTGCTTCATTCTGGTTCAAGAGACTAAGAACGAATATTATATGGACTTTCATCGTTGCATTAATTATCAACATCGGTATGTGGTTTGAGCGTTTTGATATTATCGTTATCAACCTTTCGAGAGATTACTTACCAGGATCTTGGACAATGTTTAAACCAACGATCATTGATGTGGGTGTATACTTAGGAACAATCGGGTTCTTCTCTGTATTATTCTTATTATATGCAAGAACATTCCCTGTAATTGCACAGGCTGAATTAAAATCGATTCTGAAAATTTCAGGTGAAACTTATAAAGCAAAAGAAGGAGATGAGCACCACTAA